The following proteins are encoded in a genomic region of Micropterus dolomieu isolate WLL.071019.BEF.003 ecotype Adirondacks linkage group LG04, ASM2129224v1, whole genome shotgun sequence:
- the mafgb gene encoding v-maf avian musculoaponeurotic fibrosarcoma oncogene homolog Gb: MTTTNKGNKALKVKREPGENGTSLTDEELVTMSVRELNQHLRGLTKEEILQLKQRRRTLKNRGYAASCRVKRVTQKEELEKQKAQLQQEVDKLANENASMRVELDALRSKYEALQTFARTVARSPTVGVGVRPGGGGGGGGVPSSVIGPLIPGKVATATSVITIVKSKTDARS, encoded by the exons ATGACGACGACTAACAAAGGAAATAAAGCCTTGAAG GTGAAGCGTGAGCCGGGAGAGAATGGCACCAGCCTCACAGACGAGGAGCTGGTGACCATGTCAGTGCGGGAGCTGAACCAGCACCTCAGAGGGCTCACCAAAGAAGAGATCCTGCAACTGAAACAACGGCGGCGCACCCTCAAGAACCGGGGCTACGCCGCCAGCTGCCGGGTGAAGCGGGTCACCCAgaaggaggagctggagaagcAGAAGGcccagctgcagcaggaggtGGACAAACTGGCCAATGAGAATGCTTCGATGCGCGTTGAGCTGGACGCTCTGAGGTCCAAGTACGAGGCATTACAGACCTTCGCCAGGACCGTGGCACGGAGCCCCACTGTCGGGGTTGGGGTTAGGcctggagggggaggaggagggggaggggtgcCGTCATCAGTCATTGGTCCACTGATACCAGGGAAGGTAGCAACAGCGACGAGTGTGATCACAATAGTGAAATCAAAAACAGATGCACGGTCTTGA
- the pycr1b gene encoding pyrroline-5-carboxylate reductase 1b, producing MSVGFIGAGQLAHALVKGFTAAGVIATHRITASSPDTDLPTVLGLRKMGVNLTTSNKETVSKSDVLFLAVKPHIIPFVLDEIGPDIEDRHLIVSCAAGVTINSIEKKLLQYRSTPKVMRCMTNTPVVVREGATVYATGTHAEVEDGKLLEQLMASVGFCTEVEEDLIDAVTGLSGSGPAYAFTALDALADGGVKMGLPRRLAVRLGAQALLGAAKMLLDSEQHPGQLKDNVCSPGGATIHALHVMESGGFRSLLINAVEASCIRTRELQFLADQERISPAAIKKTTLDKVLQQPGVTVSGVANGNGRSGLSLFNTRSPGIKKH from the exons ATGAGTGTTGGATTTATTGGAGCGGGCCAGCTGGCTCATGCACTGGTGAAAGGGTTCACGGCTGCAG GTGTTATTGCTACGCACAGGATTACAGCCAGCTCCCCAGACACAGACCTGCCCACTGTGTTGGGGCTGAGG AAAATGGGGGTGAACCTGACAACTAGCAACAAGGAGACCGTCAGTAAGAGTGATGTGCTGTTCCTGGCTGTGAAACCCCACATCATCCCCTTCGTTCTGGATGAGATTGGGCCGGACATCGAGGACCGTCATCTCATAGTCTCGTGTGCGGCAGGGGTCACCATCAACTCCATAGAGAAG AAGCTGCTTCAGTACCGTTCAACTCCTAAAGTCATGAGGTGTATGACTAACACTCCAGTGgtggtgagagagggagctACAGTGTACGCCACTGGGACACATGCAGAG GTGGAGGACGGCAAGTTATTGGAGCAGCTGATGGCCAGTGTGGGTTTCTGCACTGAGGTGGAGGAGGACCTCATTGACGCAGTCACCGGGCTGAGTGGCAGTGGGCCGGCTTAC gCGTTCACAGCCCTGGATGCTCTTGCAGATGGAGGAGTGAAGATGGGTCTGCCAAGGAGACTGGCTGTCAGACTTGGAGCTCAGGCCCTGTTG GGAGCAGCTAAGATGCTGCTTGACTCGGAGCAGCATCCCGGCCAGCTGAAGGACAACGTGTGCTCACCAGGGGGAGCCACCATCCACGCCCTGCACGTCATGGAGAGTGGTGGCTTCCGCAGCCTTCTGATCAATGCGGTGGAGGCTTCATGCATCAGGACACG GGAGCTGCAGTTTCTAGCAGACCAGGAGCGCATCTCTCCAGCAGCCATTAAGAAAACTACACTGGACAAGGTGCTCCAGCAGCCCGGAGTCACAGTCAGCGGAGTGGCTAATGGGAACGGCAGATCGGGGCTCAGCCTGTTTAACACCCGCAGCCCAGGGATCAAGAAGCACTGA